A stretch of Aedes aegypti strain LVP_AGWG chromosome 2, AaegL5.0 Primary Assembly, whole genome shotgun sequence DNA encodes these proteins:
- the LOC5577704 gene encoding protein lethal(2)essential for life: MSLVPILFRDWLDDVWDSPLHSSRILDQHFATALLADDLFGAVTTCPRQNYRRHGYYRPWRTVRSQQDMGSFVDINSERFQINLDVQQFTPDEITVTVVDDTVVVEGKHEEKQDEHGYVSRQFMRKYKLPNGHEAEDVTSFISADGVLTVTAPRKALAEDLSERIVPITQTDELLSDKGSGTDKEEDEKVLSTERKGSCDSNKNCSSSAAPSFSK; encoded by the exons ATGTCTCTGGTGCCGATTTTGTTCCGCGATTGGTTGGACGATGTGTGGGATTCGCCATTACATAGTTCCAGGATTTTGGACCAACACTTTGCCACAGCTCTGTTGGCCGATGATTTGTTCGGTGCGGTAACAACCTGCCCTCGGCAAAACTATCGTCGGCATGGTTACTATCGTCCTTGGCGAACGGTTCGATCCCAACAGGATATGGGTTCTTTTGTGGACATTAACAGCGAAAGGTTCCAAATAAACCTGGATGTGCAGCAGTTTACCCCGGATGAGATCACCGTGACAGTGGTGGACGACACAGTTGTCGTCGAGGGGAAACACGAAGAAAAGCAAGACGAGCATGGATATGTGTCTAGACAATTTATGCGAAAATACAAGCTTCCAA ATGGGCACGAGGCAGAGGACGTCACTTCGTTTATTTCCGCCGATGGAGTGCTAACGGTTACGGCTCCAAGAAAGGCGCTGGCAGAAGATTTGAGCGAGCGAATCGTGCCGATTACACAAACAGATGAACTACTGTCGGACAAGGGATCCGGTACGGACAAGGAGGAGgatgaaaa AGTCCTCTCTACTGAGAGAAAAGGTTCATGCGATTCGAATAAGAACTGTTCATCATCAGCGGCTCCTTCTTTTTCCAAATGA
- the LOC5573684 gene encoding protein lethal(2)essential for life, which translates to MPPMLYRKMWDDAPNKSHLPDQHFGQVVSTDDLVDALAAHQLRRRQHGVYNRPWHHSGAIRDTGSNVHAADDKFEINLDVAQFKPEEVSVKLSGHCITVEGKHEEKEDDHGVVMRQFVRRYTVPEGHDLDRIGSSLSSDGVLTVTVQKTTAAEPQALRDIPVVQTGEPAHLTSDRHMIRNGNGVS; encoded by the coding sequence ATGCCTCCAATGCTGTACCGCAAAATGTGGGATGACGCCCCGAACAAATCCCATCTTCCGGATCAGCACTTCGGTCAGGTCGTAAGCACCGACGATCTGGTGGATGCCCTGGCAGCGCACCAACTTCGCAGAAGACAACATGGCGTCTATAATCGGCCATGGCATCACAGTGGCGCCATCCGAGACACAGGATCCAACGTGCACGCAGCGGATGACAAATTCGAAATTAACCTGGATGTGGCCCAATTCAAACCAGAAGAAGTTTCGGTGAAGCTCTCCGGCCATTGTATCACCGTCGAGGGCAAACACGAAGAGAAGGAAGACGATCACGGAGTGGTGATGAGACAGTTCGTTCGACGGTACACGGTTCCAGAGGGACACGATCTGGATCGGATCGGATCGTCCCTGTCATCGGATGGTGTGCTTACTGTTACAGTTCAAAAGACGACAGCTGCCGAGCCTCAGGCCCTGCGCGATATTCCAGTTGTGCAGACGGGAGAGCCTGCGCATCTGACGAGCGATAGGCACATGATTCGTAACGGAAATGGCGTCTCATAG
- the LOC5573683 gene encoding heat shock protein 23 — protein sequence MALLPSILRDLMGDFLATPPRISHLIEKTLLHDFLPEEDHHHSAIDQPHRHKQLKDVEAAKAHHQLIKSCKDGFSVNVDVSHFQPEEISVQQEDGWIKVEGKHEERRDHHGFVSRHFVRKYRLPEGHDSDKMVSTLSSDGILTIRAPKVAALEDAPKDAKEIPVVQTGKRAKAGEETEGAVEESDAKKVKV from the coding sequence atggCATTACTTCCTTCGATTTTGCGCGATTTGATGGGTGATTTTCTGGCCACTCCGCCGCGCATATCTCATCTGATTGAGAAAACGTTGCTGCACGATTTTTTGCCCGAGGAAGATCACCATCATTCCGCCATTGATCAACCTCACCGGCATAAGCAGCTGAAGGACGTGGAAGCGGCAAAAGCTCACCATCAGTTGATCAAGAGCTGCAAGGATGGCTTTTCGGTCAATGTCGACGTTTCCCACTTTCAACCGGAGGAGATTTCGGTCCAGCAGGAGGACGGCTGGATTAAAGTCGAGGGAAAGCACGAGGAGCGTCGCGATCATCACGGTTTTGTGTCACGACATTTTGTGCGCAAATATCGTCTGCCGGAGGGACACGATTCGGACAAGATGGTTTCAACGCTTTCATCCGACGGTATTTTGACCATTAGGGCACCAAAAGTGGCGGCGTTGGAGGATGCGCCGAAAGACGCCAAGGAGATTCCGGTGGTGCAGACGGGTAAACGTGCTAAGGCAGGTGAAGAAACCGAAGGAGCTGTCGAGGAGAGTGATGCCAAAAAAGTCAAGGTGTAA
- the LOC110676044 gene encoding uncharacterized protein LOC110676044 — MAEEAAMAMPVLDSARGALKKAKQVKAKRGKAASKWLSGSWPLQQFDGELPLNKRKAEWIRFRNQFERIVACKEPVEPVVQLTGLKIFAGSYLLSVIEAQENLLVGADNIYSATITALNRYFDQTCDYTKERMKFREMRMVASEPFVDWVLRLENQAKFCEFDPEQRYEEFSQALIRRSVPEIATKLYEMSDVFHNDLERIMAHGRHLDYIRLETEEVKLNAKVETSTNAEGVNEANLMKPVNAVFNQMSGSSSMRYGSRRESHSKGNGAVRFRNVGMRNGSGHYSANNRNCSKCGRIHGFKECRAHRVKCYACGKEGHFAEFCFSRTKDDLQNKRGRVEGGEMYKSEVGRINQVR; from the exons ATGGCTGAAGAAGCTGCGATGGCAATGCCTGTGTTGGATAGTGCTCGTGGTGCATTGAAAAAGGCAAAACAAGTGAAAGCAAAACGGGGAAAAGCCGCTTCGAAATGGCTTTCAGGGTCATGGCCACTTCAACAGTTTGATGGGGAATTGCCTCTGAATAAACGTAAAGCCGAGTGGATACGGTTCCGGAACCAGTTTGAGCGAATCGTCGCCTGTAAGGAACCAGTTGAGCCCGTTGTGCAGCTGACGggattgaaaatatttgccGGCAGTTACCTACTGAGCGTAATCGAAGCTCAGGAAAATTTGCTGGTTGGTGCGGATAATATTTACAGCGCTACGATCACAGCGCTGAACAG gtattttgatcaaacttgCGACTATACTAAGGAGAGGATGAAGTTCCGAGAAATGCGAATGGTTGCTTCTGAGCCTTTCGTTGACTGGGTGTTGCGATTGGAAAATCAGGCAAAGTTTTGTGAGTTCGATCCTGAGCAACGTTATGAAGAATTCTCCCAGGCGCTGATCAGGCGCTCTGTGCCGGAAATCGCAACCAAGCTTTATGAAATGAGCGATGTGTTTCACAACGATCTTGAGCGGATTATGGCCCACGGTAGACACCTTGATTATATCCGACTGGAAACAGAGGAGGTTAAACTAAATGCAAAGGTAGAAACTAGCACCAATGCAGAGGGTGTGAATGAAGCGAATTTGATGAAGCCTGTTAACGCAGTATTCAATCAGATGTCAGGATCAAGTTCAATGCGCTATGGTTCTCGTCGTGAATCACACTCGAAGGGGAATGGTGCAGTTCGGTTCCGTAACGTGGGTATGCGTAATGGATCAGGACACTATAGCGCTAACAACCGCAATTGCTCGAAATGCGGAAGAATCCACGGCTTCAAGGAGTGCAGGGCTCATCGCGTCAAATGCTACGCATGTGGAAAAGAGGGTCATTTCGCTGAGTTTTGTTTCTCAAGAACCAAAGACGATCTACAGAATAAACGAGGACGCGTTGAAGGTGGCGAAATGTATAAATCTGAGGTTGGAAGGATCAATCAGGTAAGATAG